GTGAAAAATGAGTCTTTTAATTTAAGTTAATGGTAACATAATAACTCTTGGGGTTCAGGAAGCAGAACAATGCTGTGGAAATATCCCAGGGCAGGAATTCAGAGGTTTGGGTACTAATTTGGGCTTTGCTGCTGACTAAGGGACTACAACTAGAGGCTAGCCAGAATCCTCTGGGCAGATCCCTTCAGCACACATTTATTCAGTACCTTATTGTGCAAGTGAAGGCTCAAAAGCacatctctgccttcaaagagtttatattctattcagTGATAGGGTTTATTAAGAACAAGAAGGACAATATTTAAAAGTAGTTATTGGACATGACTCTTATTTTGTAAATTAGTGGCACCTCTCATTGTTTGATGAAAtacaactttttttcccctttctttttccatgCTCATTGCTTAGACACATCCCACCCCCACTCCCTAAATATGGTCCACAATTTATCGCTAATCTTTTTTCCTAATCTTGGGATACTATATCTCCAAGTTCTATTATAACAGTGCCTATAGGCTCATGAACACACTCATTTTAAAGGCCCAGACTGAACAAGTTCCTGGAGTTGTTGGCTGATGGTGGTTGTTTTAACTACGGTGAAAGCTTCTACCTCAGTATGTCCTAAATCTTAAATCTTTGAGGGAATTTGTTAAAAGAAGTTCTAGTTAGGAAAGTGTAGTGGCTTGAACATTTGtggattctttttgttattgttgttgtttttaaagacaATCTCCCTATCTCATTCAGACTGAACAATAGAGGCTCCTATTGGGCTTAATGCCTCTACTGATCAGTATGGGAGTTTTGATCTGCTCTATTTTATAACCTTGTCCAGTTTTCTCCTCCTTAAGCAACCTGGTGGGCCTTCCCTTCTGAAAGCTTACCAATTCTGAAACTTAACTTATTGTAGACACTCAGGGCTCTTGGAGCTCAAGGTATCTGCAAACTTCAGCCTCCTCTGTAGTTGGGATTATAGGTGTGTACCTCATGTGGGGATTCTTCACCACTCagaaagtagtaaaaaaaaaaaagtcactttttttctttttttgactttggcaattgaggttaagtgacttacccagagtcacacagctaggacgtattaagtgtctgaggccatatttgaactcaggtccttctgacttcagggctggtgatctatctactacactacctagctgcccaaagcacagccacttaaaaaaaagttttaataatagcttcttacttttaaaatacaaagataattttcaacattcacccttacaaatcttgtgttccaaatttttctcccttccttttccacactcccctcccctagacagcaagtaatccaatataagttaagcatggtgcaattcttctaaacatatttacacatttatcttgctgcataagaaaaaatcagatcaaaaagggaaaaaaatgagaaagaaaaaaaaaagcaagcaaacaataaaaaaaaagtgcaaatactatgttgtgatccacatttagtcttcctggttctctctctggatgcagatggctctttctatcacaagtctattggaactggccctagtcacctcattgttgaaaagagccaagtccatcacagttgatcaccacataatcttcttgttgctgtatattcTCTTGTACTTTGtatctcttggtcctactcatttcactcagcatcagttcatgtaagtctctccaagcctctctaaaatcatcctgttgatcatttcttacagaacaattaatattccataacattcatataccataacttatccaaccattctccaactgatggacatccactgagttttcaattccttgccactataaaaagggctgctacaaacatttttgcacatgactCTCTTGCTTTCTGAAAGAAGAGTGAAATACATAAAAAAGCAAGGAGAATTAACATAGCTAGGGCTTTTGTCCTTCATGTCTTTGGAGCTTCTTAATACTTGTTTTTCCCTGTATGTCATGAATGGCATCATTAAACTATGTTTGATTTTAAATCTCAACCTTACTGTTTACTTTTAGTTAAGCACAACTGGGAGACCATGAAAGAAGCAATTCAGAACCATATAGGCTCTTTAAATTGGGGTTATAGGGTGGCTTTGAGAGAGAGAGCTGTAACATACTCCAATGCCTATGGTGAATTTGTCGAACACCATAAAATAAAggtacaattttcatttttaatctcttgtttttctttgctattattgcttgtgttgttattttaattaaatttttttttgctataaatatgaattaagtTAATTGTTTTCACATGGTTGACCTGTTTCAGAATCAGAATGTTGATTTTTAGTCTTCTTGCTACTTGTCTTGAGTCCTTTTGGCAAACtgaatgaatttcattttaaagaaaccttttctctaactttaaaagtttatttctatttctaaactaGATTGTTGTCTTAAATAAAACAGCATGTTTTGTCTGGAAACTGCAAAGGGGTGGGATATTTAAAAGAGAGACTAAAGAGAAAATAGTTTTATCAGTGATGCCTTGTAATTTAagatttcaaaatgttttgtAGACATTAGTTATCAGCACCTATGGGATGGTTGTTTAAGTCCCCTTTAAGACCATTAAGTAGGCTAACTTAATAATGTTAAATTCACCTTAAACAGgtatactggtaaatgtttaacaacaagctctctggaggaaaaatgTGCATATGCCACACTTAtaggtttaatttgcattattaatatttcctcCATCACTTTAAATCTAGATAATTACCAAAACAAATCTAAATTTGCAACATTTGTTATTACCAAGGTGTGAATGCTTTGGGTTTGAGCTTGCTCCAACAAAGCCCTGCTAccaaccttttaaattttttgttcacatTCTATACATGCTCTTATATTTCCACTGAATTAATACAAAAACTATTTAGCAaattattgagtgcctactacaTACCAGATTATTTTCAGTACCCcaaggtctcttctaactcttaAATCTCTGCTTATAATCCTgatatttgtgtgtgcatgtgtatgtctatgtatatataaatatgtattgtgtTTGTGGCTTAGGCTGTAATTTTGTGGGAGGGGGATTACTACATCATTGGATTTCTTTTTGCTGCATGTGTAATGTTGTCCACAGAAATCTGATAGTGTCttataacatttatatttccAAGAAAATACACCTGCCTTCAGTtctttctcattctgtttttCCAGGCAACTGACAAGAAAGGACAGGAAACCTTTCATACTGCAGGGAAATTTGTCATAGCAACAGGTGAAAGACCCCGGTATTTAGGAATCCCAGGAGATAAAGAATATTGTATCACTAGGTAAGGAGCAATTGATAGGGTACCTTTActttaaatcatattttcttcataattagAGGGGGGAAATCCCATCTAaatttgaatgaattaatttttgtttaggtataaatgtttttgcttttttccccatctAGTGATGATCTTTTTTCCCTGCCTTATTGCCCTGGAAATACTTTAGTTGTGGGGGCTTCTTATGTTGCTCTGGAGTGTGCAGGATTCCTTGCTGGTATTGGGCTAAAAGTCACAGTTATGGTACGATCCATCCTTCTTCGTGGCTTTGATCAGGAAATAGCAGAGAAACTAGGTGCTTATATGGAAATGAATGGGGTGAAGTTCCTCAGGAAATACATACCTGTAAAGGTGAGTTTGTGAGGTTTGGGGcatcctttcaaaaaaaaattctactgtacctttcattttccttattctaCCTTCCTCAAATCAATCAGTCCCTCAGGGTGGAAATCTCATTCTGAATAGCAGTTGTAGATTTTCCATCTAAATTCATAAGACCAAAGAAGAGGTGATAGTTTCTGagttttttcattgaaaatattcTTCTGGGAAGTTAAAAGTTGTATAAAATGTTGATTCAagatttattgctttttttgggTATAAACATGTATTTTATTCTTGTTAGATTCAGCAGTTAGAAGAAGGCACACCTGGAAAACTGAAAGTGGTAGCCAAATCTACAGAAGGGACAGAAACTATCGAAGAAGAGTATAACACAGTAAGTTTGCAATGTAATATATCCTTGTATGTTTTCCAGAGTTAAGcgcctgaaaaaaaattaaatccggGCTTGGAATATATTCTAGGTAATAATTTATGAGAGAAGCAGTGGTGTAGTGGCTTTGGGTTCAGGAagaccttatttcaagttcagcTTCTGACATGTGCCAACTGTATAACTATAGGTAGGGTTCTTAGTCTCTCAGTGGTACAAGCAACTCTCAAGGTGTTAAGTTTAGGTAAATTACTGCTCTGAATAGGTAGAAGGAATTTTCACTCAAATTCCATTAAAATACGTAAATCCCTGTGATGTTGAGATCAGGACTTAAGGCCTCTCAGTATTACTGTTAATGATGTTACTCTACCTGTGATAGGAAGAACCatgaagagaactaatgaaaaatctTGTGTGCTGTAATGTTCATAGGCCAGAAGATGGCTTTGAATCTGTTTTacaagacattattttaaaatattttctttatcacaTGTGTAGCTGGGAGCTGTTTATAACAGAGATGAAGACCTACTCTTGGTTCTTTGTACCCAGTGGtgatcatataaataaatagccTGTTTCTGAACTCATTTGGTTCAGAAAATAATAGTGGCTTGACTACTTATTGGGAtgaacatttttctcttttctgaccTTCATAAGAAGGATTCTTGGGATTAATAGGATCCCAGTCATTTGACCAGTAGTTTCAAATTAGAGGAGAGATAGTAGGTCTGACAGATACGAAATAGAAGGATATTCAAGGAAATTGAGCTGGTATGAAGAAGGCATAGAAtcagagtgaagaaaataaagtggACTTGAGAGCAGGTTTACTTGTTTGAAGCTAAAGAGGTgaacaaaagaacaagaagagaTAGTAAGAATTGACTAGTTGAAGGACTTGAAATTAATTGTGAATGGGTTAAGTCTTATAAAGGGCAGTGGGTACTTAGAAGCTGACATAACAATGAAGAGTTTTTGAAAGGAAGTGATTTGTTTAAAGTGGTagataaagaagataatttttgTGGCCACATTTTGGATTTGAGAAAAAGCTAAAAGCTAAGGAGAAGGAGTGGGACAACATATTTAAAATTGCTCTATTTTGTTCTGTATAATATTCACCATTTGACATCTCCTCCTGCTTTTTTCccatccccttcttttctttctcttcccatttccttAATTTAACAGAATTTATTTCTTAGGCTATAATATGCAGTTTTGTGTTTTGGTTAAGCagttatttgattttaaattgtAAATGTCTTTTAAGCTAAAGACATTTAAATTCATTAGAGAGGTAAAGCAGTTATTGCTAACTCAGatattaatatgaaatatttctttaacatattttttcttgacttaaacaccaaataaaatgttcatttccTTATTCATAGAAGAACACAAATggattatatatgaaactataGAAGACTGTTATAGACAGcctgcttttcttttaaagtgtATCATAAGTCCAACTTACAGCTCTCAGAGCTGTTCTAATTGTCCATCCTTCTTTCATATTATGCTTATGAAATGTTATTTTGAATAACTATTTGGATGTTGCTTCCACATTATTACCATGATATCCAGATTagacaaaatttattttcaatattgtatttttattctgcTAGCACCTTTGAATTCTTAGTCTTGACAATCTCAAGTTATTCAGGGGAAATTAGCTTTAATAGCTAATGGAACTATTGGTAATGAGTAACAGAGGGAATAGAGTATAAATAACTTAAAATCTATGTGGTTTATACATAGTAGCTATTATATTTGTCTAATATATAGGTTTTGTTAGCCATTGGTCGAGACTCCTGTACAACGAAAATTGGCTTGGATAAGATCGGTGTCAAAATCAATGAGAAGTAAGTGTATATGACCTTACTGATATTTTGCTGGCgcaaaacattttcattacaGATAGCTGCTTGGAAATTAGCACTTAACTTGCAAGGTGTGAAATTACCATGAAATGTTAATCTTTTAAGTTTGTCTTTCAAAAAACATCATTACTGATAATCAGTATACTTATATAGTCACTAAGTCTTTATTGAGAGCATCCAGTGTTTATTATTCTGTAGTCTTGTATATTAAAAAAGTTATGGAAGTACAATTACCTACTAACTGTGGTTTATAGGAGATAACCAAACAATAATCCAGCTGTAATGTGATGGGGTCCTATGTGGTCAACATGACTCACAGCTCTAGAGCATAGAGAGATTCTAGAGATAGTACTGGAAACACTGGAAGTAGGATTGATGTGCCATTTGTTTGATCATCAGTGAATCAATATTTGTTGAGCTTAAGTCATAAGTATATGACTAATAGCTGACAGATATTGTGGATAGCGCTGGTATCTTTtttgagaaatggaaaattaaCCAGGCAGAGGTGGTTTGTGGGGCCATATTCAGATACCCTGTTCCTATGGATAGGGGACCAATTTAATTCgttttctattatctttttctctttctgactcCCCCACCCCCTTGGCATTTGGGGTTTATTGGCTGGGGAATTGGTACACTCAGAGATAGGCAGGTGGCCTAGGAAATGTAATTTCCATTCTTGTTAGTGCCTAATGGGCATTAAACTCTTTGTGGAAAAATTGCCAAGAAGATGGGATGTGTAAAGTACCCAATTAATCTATAAAGtacagtatatatttttattccattaacATGAGCtcaatcataatttttaaattttatccattttaatttaGGACTGGAAAAATACCAGTAAATGATGAAGAACAAACCAATGTGCCCTATGTTTATGCTATTGGGGATGTATTAGAGGATAAGCTAGAGCTCACCCCTGTTGCTATACAGGCAGGAAAGCTGTTGGCACGAAGACTTTTTGGGGGACGATTAGAAAAGGTGAttgcatatatattcttttagGTTGTATTAATAGTTTTAGATCAAAATACTTTGAGTTTGAGTTaacattttaaatcaaaattatttcactAGTATCTGTATCCCATTGGTAATTGTTGCAAATGTAGAGGAACTTTTCGATAGGCAAAATGTTTTGAACTATAATTTATGTTGAGAACCCAGACATTATACTTCAGGAGATTGGGCACAACTCAATTTTGTGTGTGTACCATATATGTACAATTCGACGCAAGCAAGTAGAGAGCCTAAGAGAATCTCCTTCAAAATGACTGGTACTTTGCTATTAATctctcaatttttatttaattcaggGTAGAGAATTGAGATgcttgaaaacatttattttcaagtAAGTTATTTCCCAGAAGTCTTCTTTATAATAACCATTAACTtgtattttccattaaaaaaaagatttgttgaaaaaaagggaaactgcAGGCTATTTCATCCCAAGTTGAATTTGGGGAGTTATGACCTagtaatttattctatttttcaaattatatcttAATAGTGTTTTGTAATTTCATCCCATTTTTGAGATTGTCAttcctaaaaaacaaaatcatatcaTATGGTTCCCTATATCCCTAACAGTATGGATCATAGTTGTTAGATACATAGCAAGCACTgagctaaatattttaaaaattgaattaaaataatatttttgcttaAAATGTAAATACATGTAGATTCCGTTGCTATttaaaggattataaaataaaggagtgtGTTTTGTGTATCTTTTAGTGTGATTACGTTAATGTGCCAACTACAGTGTTTACTCCTTTGGAATATGGTTGCTGTGGATTGTCTGAAGAGAAAGCCAtggaattatataaaaaagataatatagagGTATGGCTGTTTAATTACATTAGCTTTTGAAGGACATCTTATTTGTAATTAGTCATCACCCTCCCTCTTTGTACTTTAAAGCTCATAATAGTTCCCAAATGTTCTGTTGCTTTGTAATGTTTTATTATAACCAATGCTTTACTATAAATCATATTCCCCcctccagaaaaactagaaaTACAGCATCCTTTGTTTAGTAAAtgaaaaggacttttaaaaaattaaattttactttctttttcaattaacaggatttttttccccctcttcttcccacctctctccatctgtcccttgaggagaaaagaatagaaaacaaaagcTTTAACAAATATGCCTATTTAAGCAAAACAGATTCCTGTATTAGTCATGGCCAAAAATGTTGTTCATCATTATTTCTCTGGAGTCATGTTTGGTCATTGCCTTGATCAGAGTTCTTCAGTGTTTCAGATGTTTGTTTTTATAGGATTACTACTCTGACAtactcctagttctgctcctgtCACTTCACATCAGTACTTTGAGATCTTCCCGGGTTTCTCTGAACTatccctttctccatttcttaCAATACAGTAGTGTTCTGTATATTGATATACCCTATTctctgttatggaatattattgctctgtaagaaatgaccagcaggatgaatacagagaggcttggagagacttacatgatctgatgctgagtgaaacaagcagaaccaggagatcattatacacgtcaacaatgatgttgtatgaagatatattctaattaaagtggatatcttcaacatagagaaaatccaattcagttccagttgatcaatgatggacagagacagctacacccagagaaggaacactgggaaaggaatgtaaaatgtttgcactattgtctttctactcaggttacttataacttcggaatcCATTTCTTACcaagcaacaagaaatttggttttatacacatatattgtatctaggatatactgtaacacatttaatatatatgggattgcctgtcatctaggggagggagtaaaggaagggaggggaaaatttggaaaagtgaatacaagggataatattgtaaaaaaaatgacccatgcatatgtactgtcaaaaattataattataaaattaatttaaaaaaatatataccctATTCTCAGGGAACTTGGGCTATACTGAAGAGCTGCCTTCTCTAATGAAGATCTGTGGGATCAGAAGACTTGAAGAATGATTACTGTGTGATGATACAGAAGATATAATAGAATAGTTAAATCTCAGTTCTCTATTCAGGAAGCATTCAGTTTAattcaaacatttgttaagcacctactgtgtctAGACTGTGGGGAGTACTCTGGAcataagacaaaaattaaacagtcctgccctcaaagagtttatatccCACTTTACACAGAGAAGTAGGCAGGCATTTTAGTGGTACAGAAAGGGACAGGCTGGACATGGAGTCAAATTCACATCCATATCCTGATTCAGGCTGTTAACAtctttgttattctctatttgctttggtttcttcatctttaaagtaggggtaataatattaataataataatatctcacagggtattgtgagaatcaaatgagataataattgtaaagtgctaagCACCATGCCTGCCACATAggaggcactatataaatgcttgttccctcctttttcttcccttccctcaaatACACAACATTTACAGAATGAATACAAAATGATTTtggcattttgtaattttttaatgaCCAAATTTTACCCCACAAATGGGGTAGGAAAATGTACTTCCCTTCCTGGGGAACTAGGGCTGTAGGATGTGGTACACATGTGGTTCTTAATGTGGgttgattttgattttgtttaggTGGCA
This sequence is a window from Sminthopsis crassicaudata isolate SCR6 chromosome 1, ASM4859323v1, whole genome shotgun sequence. Protein-coding genes within it:
- the TXNRD3 gene encoding thioredoxin reductase 3 isoform X1, yielding MQPTGHSRLNLEPREELRRRLWRLIETNRVMIFSKSYCPYSTKVKELFTTLGVECKILELDLVDDGPRVQDLLLEITSQKTVPNIFVNKIHMGGCDKTLQAHQSGLLQRLLQDESATYEYDLIVIGGGSGGLACSKEAAVLGKKVMVLDFVKPSPLGTTWGLGGTCVNVGCIPKKLMHQAALLGQALQDSRNFGWEYEEHVKHNWETMKEAIQNHIGSLNWGYRVALRERAVTYSNAYGEFVEHHKIKATDKKGQETFHTAGKFVIATGERPRYLGIPGDKEYCITSDDLFSLPYCPGNTLVVGASYVALECAGFLAGIGLKVTVMVRSILLRGFDQEIAEKLGAYMEMNGVKFLRKYIPVKIQQLEEGTPGKLKVVAKSTEGTETIEEEYNTVLLAIGRDSCTTKIGLDKIGVKINEKTGKIPVNDEEQTNVPYVYAIGDVLEDKLELTPVAIQAGKLLARRLFGGRLEKCDYVNVPTTVFTPLEYGCCGLSEEKAMELYKKDNIEVYHTFFWPVEWTIAGRENNACFGKIICNKHDNNRVIGFHVLGPNAGEITQGFAAAMKCGLTKQLLDDTIGIHPTCGEIFTTMEITKSSGQNISQKGC
- the TXNRD3 gene encoding thioredoxin reductase 3 isoform X2; translated protein: MGGCDKTLQAHQSGLLQRLLQDESATYEYDLIVIGGGSGGLACSKEAAVLGKKVMVLDFVKPSPLGTTWGLGGTCVNVGCIPKKLMHQAALLGQALQDSRNFGWEYEEHVKHNWETMKEAIQNHIGSLNWGYRVALRERAVTYSNAYGEFVEHHKIKATDKKGQETFHTAGKFVIATGERPRYLGIPGDKEYCITSDDLFSLPYCPGNTLVVGASYVALECAGFLAGIGLKVTVMVRSILLRGFDQEIAEKLGAYMEMNGVKFLRKYIPVKIQQLEEGTPGKLKVVAKSTEGTETIEEEYNTVLLAIGRDSCTTKIGLDKIGVKINEKTGKIPVNDEEQTNVPYVYAIGDVLEDKLELTPVAIQAGKLLARRLFGGRLEKCDYVNVPTTVFTPLEYGCCGLSEEKAMELYKKDNIEVYHTFFWPVEWTIAGRENNACFGKIICNKHDNNRVIGFHVLGPNAGEITQGFAAAMKCGLTKQLLDDTIGIHPTCGEIFTTMEITKSSGQNISQKGC